The proteins below come from a single Bryobacter aggregatus MPL3 genomic window:
- the zwf gene encoding glucose-6-phosphate dehydrogenase — MTDAASSNPFHDPLRFEKRIPPCSVLIFGANGDLTMRKLLPALYRLAYERKLPSGFSIVGNSRTAMTHEQFREKMRVSVEKFIENSPFDAALWEDFARGIFYIAGDISDPACYLAMKQQLDQIEKDRGTGGNVLFYLSTQPSFYASVVEHLGASGLSKHEGGGWRRVVIEKPFGHDLESAQELNRRISTVFSERDIYRIDHYLGKETVQNVLAFRFGNTIFEPLWNRQYISHVQVTGAESIGVEGRGAYYQEAGALRDMIQNHLLQVLATVTMEAPSQFESDTVRDERAKLLRSIKILKPDEVEANAVKGQYGPARIGNEDVPGFRQEHGVNPEAQTDTYAAVTFFIDNWRWAGVPFYVRTGKRLPKRVTDIAIRFHPAPLSLFNSGEISPAPNLLILRIQPDEGISLRFQSKDPAGGGMKLRPVSMDFNYGSSFGTRTPSAYETLLLDALGGDSTLYTRQDMVEASWRAVEPILNCWNNTKYKFPNYDAGTWGPKASDEMLARRGHTWRIP; from the coding sequence ATGACGGACGCCGCCTCTTCCAACCCTTTTCATGATCCGCTTCGCTTTGAAAAGCGAATCCCTCCTTGCTCCGTGCTGATTTTCGGCGCCAATGGCGACCTCACGATGAGGAAGTTGCTGCCGGCACTGTATCGGCTTGCATACGAGCGCAAATTACCAAGCGGCTTCTCGATCGTCGGGAATTCCCGCACTGCGATGACGCACGAACAATTCCGGGAAAAGATGCGCGTCAGTGTAGAAAAATTCATCGAGAATTCTCCCTTCGATGCGGCGCTCTGGGAAGACTTTGCCCGTGGCATCTTCTATATCGCGGGTGACATTTCCGATCCTGCCTGCTACTTGGCGATGAAGCAGCAACTCGATCAGATTGAGAAGGATCGTGGAACAGGTGGCAACGTGTTGTTCTACCTGTCCACCCAGCCGAGTTTCTACGCGAGTGTTGTCGAGCATCTCGGGGCATCCGGTCTCTCCAAGCACGAGGGCGGTGGTTGGCGCCGGGTGGTGATCGAGAAGCCTTTTGGCCACGATCTGGAGAGTGCGCAAGAGTTGAATCGTCGCATCAGTACAGTGTTCAGCGAGCGCGACATTTACCGGATTGACCATTACCTCGGTAAAGAGACTGTGCAGAATGTGTTGGCCTTCCGCTTTGGCAATACGATTTTTGAGCCGCTCTGGAACCGGCAATACATCAGCCATGTGCAGGTGACCGGCGCGGAGAGCATTGGTGTCGAAGGCCGTGGCGCTTATTACCAGGAAGCGGGTGCGCTGCGCGACATGATTCAGAATCATCTGTTGCAGGTGCTGGCGACAGTGACGATGGAGGCGCCCAGCCAGTTTGAGTCCGATACAGTGCGCGATGAGCGTGCCAAGCTGCTGCGGTCAATTAAGATTCTGAAGCCGGATGAAGTGGAAGCGAATGCGGTGAAGGGCCAATACGGCCCCGCCCGGATTGGCAATGAAGATGTGCCGGGCTTCCGCCAGGAGCATGGCGTCAATCCTGAGGCGCAAACGGATACCTACGCTGCTGTCACTTTCTTTATCGACAACTGGCGTTGGGCAGGTGTGCCCTTTTATGTGCGTACGGGCAAGCGTCTGCCCAAGCGCGTGACGGATATCGCGATTCGTTTCCATCCTGCCCCCTTATCGCTGTTCAATAGCGGAGAGATTTCTCCCGCGCCGAATCTTCTGATTCTGCGAATCCAACCGGATGAAGGCATCTCGTTGCGCTTCCAATCGAAGGACCCAGCAGGCGGTGGGATGAAGTTACGGCCGGTCTCGATGGATTTCAACTATGGCTCGAGCTTTGGCACCCGTACGCCTTCCGCCTACGAAACCTTGCTGCTCGATGCACTGGGTGGCGACAGTACGCTGTACACGCGCCAGGACATGGTGGAAGCGAGTTGGCGTGCCGTAGAGCCAATTCTCAATTGTTGGAATAATACAAAGTATAAATTCCCGAACTACGACGCTGGCACCTGGGGGCCAAAAGCTTCCGATGAGATGCTGGCGCGCCGTGGGCATACATGGAGGATTCCATGA
- a CDS encoding glucose-6-phosphate dehydrogenase assembly protein OpcA, whose product MIVRPEGLLKDLSGLWTQLGKEETEGSERSAGVLRAVTMTFLLGVDEGDDAANEALATLMHDRPSRAIVLKLMKDDNAELTGRAFAQCWMPFGRRQQICCEQIELSAGAKHFEDTLSLLRGLVAPDLPVVFWCRSTKLFAHSSFAELAAVSDKVILDSRSHPDPLKTVQFVNSQLKAGKLYGDLTWTRLTRWRETVATVFDRLDCKTFFDCLSRTEIQYTHTPTPMAVGYLSAWFRSIFGDRVPVEKVLTARDVPWQISEIRFVTPKDEVTIDRMDKGLVESHIRDFRTRSVFEVLDETRLVAEELAILGRDPIFAKAVELASLS is encoded by the coding sequence ATGATCGTTCGACCTGAAGGGCTGCTCAAGGATCTGAGTGGGCTCTGGACTCAACTCGGTAAAGAGGAGACGGAAGGATCGGAGCGTTCGGCAGGTGTTCTTCGCGCGGTCACGATGACCTTTCTCCTCGGAGTGGACGAAGGTGACGACGCGGCCAACGAAGCGCTGGCCACTTTGATGCACGACCGTCCCAGCCGTGCCATCGTGCTGAAGCTGATGAAGGATGACAACGCGGAGTTAACCGGGCGCGCGTTTGCGCAGTGTTGGATGCCTTTCGGACGGCGGCAGCAGATTTGTTGTGAACAGATCGAACTGAGTGCGGGCGCCAAGCACTTTGAAGACACCCTGTCCTTGCTGCGTGGTTTGGTGGCGCCGGACCTTCCTGTGGTGTTCTGGTGTCGCAGTACGAAGTTGTTTGCGCACAGTAGTTTCGCCGAATTAGCTGCTGTATCAGATAAAGTAATTTTGGATTCCCGGTCTCATCCCGATCCTTTGAAGACCGTTCAATTCGTCAACAGCCAGTTGAAGGCGGGCAAGCTCTATGGCGATCTGACCTGGACGAGATTGACGCGTTGGCGCGAAACGGTGGCGACCGTGTTTGACCGTTTGGATTGTAAAACCTTTTTCGACTGCCTGAGCCGGACCGAGATTCAGTACACGCACACCCCAACGCCGATGGCTGTTGGCTATCTGAGTGCGTGGTTTCGCTCCATCTTTGGCGACCGGGTGCCGGTGGAAAAAGTACTGACTGCGCGCGATGTCCCGTGGCAGATCAGTGAGATTCGTTTTGTGACACCGAAAGACGAAGTGACGATCGATCGGATGGACAAGGGGTTAGTGGAATCGCACATCCGCGATTTCCGAACCCGGAGTGTATTTGAGGTGCTGGACGAAACCCGTCTGGTTGCAGAAGAGTTGGCGATCCTTGGCCGCGATCCTATTTTTGCCAAGGCTGTTGAGTTAGCGAGCTTATCGTAA
- the pgl gene encoding 6-phosphogluconolactonase, with protein sequence MLSYLNVLLNAEDAAKACALRIAEILTEAVAARGEARCALSGGSSPKLMFAELAKLQMNWEKIFLYWVDERVVPPDHPDSNYKMAMEYLILPAGIPIEHLARIAGERYPEEAAAHYISEIRVEFHLKEGELPVFDLIHRGMGPDSHTASLFPGDPLIEDDYEIASNTYVEKFNSNRVTLLPGVLKKARHTVILAPGADKAEALRDVLEGKSDPMKHPCQIAAKPPFPTEWFVDEASARLLTKKS encoded by the coding sequence ATGTTGTCTTACTTAAATGTGCTTTTGAATGCGGAAGATGCGGCTAAGGCCTGCGCTCTCCGAATTGCTGAAATTTTGACTGAGGCAGTGGCTGCCAGAGGGGAAGCGCGATGCGCTTTGTCTGGCGGGTCTTCCCCGAAACTGATGTTTGCCGAACTGGCAAAGCTGCAGATGAACTGGGAGAAAATTTTCCTGTACTGGGTGGATGAGCGGGTGGTTCCGCCCGATCATCCCGACTCAAACTACAAGATGGCGATGGAGTATCTGATTCTGCCGGCCGGTATCCCGATTGAGCATCTGGCTCGCATTGCCGGTGAACGGTATCCAGAAGAAGCTGCGGCGCATTACATCTCTGAGATTCGCGTCGAGTTCCATCTCAAGGAAGGCGAACTTCCCGTTTTCGATCTCATTCATCGCGGCATGGGGCCAGACTCGCACACGGCGAGCCTTTTCCCTGGCGATCCGTTGATCGAAGATGACTACGAAATCGCATCGAATACTTACGTCGAGAAGTTCAATTCGAATCGTGTGACGCTGTTGCCGGGCGTGCTGAAGAAGGCACGGCATACAGTGATTCTGGCTCCAGGCGCCGACAAGGCAGAGGCCTTGCGCGATGTGCTCGAAGGCAAGTCCGACCCAATGAAGCATCCCTGCCAGATTGCGGCGAAGCCGCCCTTCCCGACGGAATGGTTTGTCGACGAAGCGTCGGCCCGCCTGCTCACCAAAAAATCCTGA